Proteins encoded in a region of the Geobacillus genomosp. 3 genome:
- the rlmD gene encoding 23S rRNA (uracil(1939)-C(5))-methyltransferase RlmD, with protein sequence MTNGEKQSFIADIHELDKKGAGQAVVWHERDGKQKKLKVTVPSTLPGEKVRVVINEPKRRRANARLEEVMEPHPERLEPLCPHFDRCGGCVWQHWHYEGQLRHKTEQVKAFLVKHGFDPDVVRETIGMERPWRYRNKMEFTFSPEGLLGLHEQGNFRQIISLETCLIAGETMVEAAMEVARWARDHQLTGYNKDTHEGLLRHLMVRESFATGELMAALFATEAPEGELSAAAADLTERMTNKFPQLKSLLWLENRAWADRTQAEKTHVLAGRDFIYDELCGFRYRLWFDTFFQTNPVQAAKLVELALEMGEPKPHEKMIDLFCGVGTFSLPFAKRVKALAGIEIVETSIESAKRNAKDNGIDNTYFLARDARRGIDEVLEQFGRPELLLLDPPRSGAGGKVMRKIGRAQPERVVYVSCNPETFAADIAEFVPFGYTLKTVQPVDMFPHTAHVECCALLVKSS encoded by the coding sequence TTGACGAATGGCGAAAAGCAATCATTCATTGCCGACATCCATGAGTTAGATAAAAAAGGAGCCGGGCAGGCGGTTGTTTGGCATGAGCGTGACGGGAAGCAAAAGAAGTTGAAAGTTACCGTACCGTCGACGCTTCCCGGCGAAAAAGTGCGGGTCGTGATCAACGAGCCGAAACGGCGCCGGGCGAACGCCCGCTTGGAAGAAGTGATGGAGCCGCACCCGGAACGGCTTGAACCGCTATGTCCGCATTTTGACCGTTGCGGCGGCTGTGTGTGGCAGCACTGGCACTATGAAGGGCAGCTGCGGCATAAGACCGAACAGGTAAAGGCGTTCCTTGTGAAGCACGGATTTGATCCGGACGTTGTGCGTGAGACGATCGGGATGGAGCGCCCATGGCGTTACCGCAATAAAATGGAGTTTACGTTTTCTCCGGAAGGCTTGCTCGGCCTGCACGAGCAAGGCAACTTCCGGCAAATCATTTCGCTTGAGACGTGCCTGATCGCCGGAGAAACGATGGTCGAAGCGGCGATGGAAGTGGCGCGTTGGGCTCGCGATCATCAATTGACGGGGTATAACAAAGACACGCATGAAGGGTTGCTTCGCCACTTGATGGTGCGCGAGTCGTTTGCGACAGGAGAGTTGATGGCGGCGCTTTTTGCGACCGAGGCGCCGGAAGGGGAGCTGTCGGCAGCGGCGGCCGATTTGACGGAGCGGATGACGAACAAGTTTCCGCAGCTGAAAAGTTTGCTTTGGCTTGAAAACCGGGCGTGGGCCGACCGCACCCAGGCGGAGAAAACGCACGTATTGGCCGGGCGCGATTTCATTTACGACGAATTGTGCGGATTTCGCTACCGCCTTTGGTTTGATACGTTTTTCCAAACGAACCCGGTGCAGGCAGCCAAACTCGTTGAACTCGCGTTGGAGATGGGAGAGCCGAAGCCGCATGAGAAGATGATTGATTTGTTCTGCGGGGTCGGCACGTTTTCCCTGCCGTTTGCCAAGCGGGTGAAGGCGTTGGCCGGCATTGAAATCGTCGAGACGTCGATTGAATCGGCGAAACGAAACGCGAAAGACAACGGCATTGACAATACGTACTTTTTGGCGCGGGATGCGCGGCGCGGGATTGATGAAGTGTTGGAGCAGTTCGGGCGGCCGGAGCTGTTGCTTTTGGATCCTCCGCGTTCCGGCGCGGGCGGAAAAGTGATGCGAAAAATCGGCCGGGCCCAGCCGGAGCGGGTCGTGTACGTCTCGTGCAATCCGGAGACGTTTGCGGCCGATATTGCGGAATTCGTTCCGTTCGGCTATACATTGAAAACCGTTCAACCGGTCGATATGTTTCCCCATACAGCGCACGTCGAGTGCTGTGCGTTGCTTGTCAAATCATCATAA
- a CDS encoding CC/Se motif family (seleno)protein: MDYSISIDDKAREWLKRKGGVLTISKFQAAHCCVPGSELWIEFRKPENESLYEKIVQEGITCFIEKGLECKQNHLQIKMARSPFFNTIRVEGFKYF, from the coding sequence GTGGATTACTCCATTTCCATCGACGACAAGGCGAGGGAATGGTTGAAGAGAAAAGGCGGTGTACTGACCATTTCAAAGTTTCAAGCGGCCCATTGTTGTGTCCCGGGATCGGAACTTTGGATTGAATTTCGAAAGCCTGAAAATGAAAGCCTTTATGAAAAGATTGTGCAAGAGGGGATTACGTGTTTTATAGAAAAAGGGTTAGAGTGTAAACAAAACCATCTGCAGATAAAGATGGCCCGCTCCCCTTTTTTTAACACGATTCGGGTGGAAGGGTTCAAATATTTTTAA
- a CDS encoding carbon starvation protein A — protein MSAVTLLLISAIAFIVAYFTYGKYLDRKLGVDPNRPTPAVEMADGKDYVSTNRPVLLGHHFATIAGGGPIVGPISAAVFGWIPAVLWIVLGSIFFGGVHDYASLQASIRHKAQSIGAVIKGYIGKRGQTLFLSFSTATIILIVGVFIVLVADTFANVPEAATASVLFIFVAMLFGFFVNQMRVNFVLASVIGVIVMFVCVWTGMIFPIKMSATFWVFFLIAYSYIASVLPVWLLLQPRDYLNSYLLYGMMLGGFIGVLFANPTLQLAGFTGFYNEKLGPLFPILFITIACGAISGFHSLVASGTTAKQLDNERSGRFIAYGGMLIEGFLAVIVVCSVAYLTTEQFTQRLTELGGPIPAFSAGLGYFMGHFGIPETVGTTFVALAASAFLMTTLDSATRLGRYGVQELAEGRSKAFANPHVATGVVVVGAAALALSGTWSDLWPLFGSANQMLGALALLAVSVWLVKRGTKSWFTIIPMVFMFIVTLSALLVFMRTNFLGGNIFLAVCGFILFVLCIFLVIEAYRSFTKPKDTDTTVKV, from the coding sequence ATGAGCGCGGTGACGTTATTGCTGATTTCGGCTATTGCCTTTATCGTTGCTTATTTTACGTATGGCAAGTATCTGGACCGGAAGCTCGGGGTCGATCCAAACCGGCCGACGCCGGCGGTGGAGATGGCGGATGGAAAGGACTATGTTTCCACCAACCGGCCGGTTTTGCTTGGTCATCATTTCGCCACGATTGCAGGCGGCGGCCCGATTGTCGGTCCGATTTCTGCAGCGGTATTCGGTTGGATTCCGGCGGTGCTATGGATTGTGCTAGGAAGTATTTTCTTTGGCGGGGTGCACGACTACGCCTCATTGCAAGCATCGATTCGCCATAAAGCGCAGTCGATCGGGGCAGTAATTAAAGGGTATATCGGCAAGCGCGGCCAAACATTGTTTTTATCATTCTCCACGGCGACCATTATTTTGATTGTCGGTGTGTTTATCGTGCTGGTTGCCGATACGTTTGCGAACGTCCCGGAGGCGGCGACTGCTTCTGTCCTTTTTATTTTCGTTGCGATGCTGTTCGGCTTTTTCGTTAACCAAATGCGCGTTAATTTCGTGTTGGCGAGCGTCATTGGCGTCATTGTCATGTTTGTCTGCGTGTGGACCGGCATGATTTTCCCTATTAAAATGAGCGCTACGTTTTGGGTGTTTTTCTTGATCGCTTATTCTTATATAGCATCCGTGTTGCCGGTTTGGCTGCTGCTGCAACCGCGGGATTATTTAAATTCGTATTTGTTGTACGGTATGATGCTCGGCGGGTTTATCGGTGTTCTTTTCGCGAATCCGACACTTCAGCTTGCCGGGTTTACCGGTTTTTACAATGAGAAGTTGGGTCCATTGTTCCCGATTCTCTTTATTACGATCGCTTGCGGTGCGATTTCCGGCTTCCACTCCCTTGTAGCGAGCGGTACAACAGCCAAACAGCTCGACAACGAACGAAGCGGCCGCTTCATTGCTTATGGAGGAATGTTGATTGAAGGGTTTTTGGCGGTGATTGTAGTCTGCTCTGTGGCGTATTTGACGACGGAGCAGTTCACGCAGCGGCTCACTGAGTTGGGTGGCCCGATTCCGGCATTCTCTGCAGGTCTTGGTTATTTTATGGGTCATTTTGGCATCCCGGAAACAGTGGGCACGACGTTTGTCGCATTGGCTGCCTCCGCATTTCTCATGACGACGCTCGATTCGGCGACCCGGCTTGGCAGATACGGTGTTCAGGAGCTTGCGGAAGGAAGATCGAAAGCTTTTGCCAACCCGCATGTCGCAACAGGAGTGGTTGTTGTCGGTGCAGCGGCGTTGGCGCTTTCCGGAACGTGGAGTGATTTATGGCCGCTGTTCGGTTCCGCCAATCAAATGCTTGGTGCGTTAGCGTTGCTGGCGGTAAGCGTATGGCTTGTGAAAAGAGGGACGAAGTCGTGGTTTACGATTATCCCGATGGTATTTATGTTTATTGTGACGCTTTCCGCTTTGTTGGTTTTCATGAGAACGAATTTCCTGGGCGGCAACATTTTCCTTGCAGTCTGCGGATTTATCTTGTTTGTCCTATGCATCTTCCTTGTCATTGAGGCGTACCGTTCATTTACTAAACCGAAAGATACAGATACGACGGTGAAGGTGTAA
- the sstT gene encoding serine/threonine transporter SstT — protein sequence MKQLIVRWNQLSLVKRILVGIIIGIVLAMAVPESTKWVSIFGSLFVSALKAVAPVLVFFLVISAISRHQSGQKTNIQHILVLYGASTFLAGLTAVVASFIFPVHLSLAEGAKDISPPSGITEVLQSLLLNIVDNPIHALINANYIGILTWAVLLGIALRPAPETVKNVIASFSDAISNIVTWVINLAPIGIMGLVFDAMVTNGLSAFIEYGKLLAVLLGTMFFVAFVMNPLIVFVNIRQNPYPLVWRCIRESGMTAFFTRSSAANIPVNMNLAEKLGLNKDTYSVSIPLGATINMAGAAVTISVLTLAAVHTLGIEVDLGTALILSILSTIAAAGASGVAGGSLLLIPLACSLFGIPNDIAMQVVGVGFIIGVLQDSCETALNSSSDVLFTATAEYAKRRKEKTTVIIEAEFHAKRAGGN from the coding sequence ATGAAGCAACTCATTGTAAGGTGGAATCAGCTTAGCCTTGTCAAACGTATCCTTGTCGGTATCATCATCGGGATTGTCCTCGCCATGGCCGTCCCGGAATCAACAAAATGGGTGTCCATTTTTGGCTCCTTGTTTGTCAGCGCTCTAAAGGCCGTCGCACCCGTATTGGTGTTCTTTCTCGTGATCTCCGCCATTTCCCGCCATCAAAGCGGGCAAAAAACAAATATCCAACACATTCTTGTCCTATACGGGGCCAGCACGTTCTTAGCCGGTCTTACCGCCGTCGTGGCCAGCTTCATCTTTCCGGTTCATTTATCTTTAGCTGAAGGGGCGAAAGATATCTCTCCCCCTAGCGGCATAACAGAGGTACTTCAGTCATTGTTGCTTAATATTGTTGATAACCCTATTCATGCACTGATCAATGCGAATTATATCGGCATCCTGACTTGGGCGGTGCTGCTTGGTATCGCATTAAGACCTGCACCGGAGACGGTCAAAAACGTCATCGCCAGTTTTTCTGACGCCATTTCAAACATTGTCACATGGGTCATCAATTTGGCACCTATCGGAATCATGGGGCTTGTTTTTGACGCGATGGTCACCAACGGGCTTTCCGCTTTCATCGAGTACGGAAAGTTATTGGCCGTTCTTCTTGGGACGATGTTTTTCGTGGCATTCGTCATGAATCCGCTGATTGTCTTTGTGAACATTCGCCAAAATCCGTACCCGCTCGTTTGGAGATGCATTCGGGAAAGCGGAATGACCGCCTTCTTTACGCGCAGCTCGGCCGCAAACATTCCGGTCAATATGAATTTGGCTGAAAAACTCGGATTAAACAAAGATACGTATTCGGTCTCGATCCCTCTCGGCGCAACGATTAATATGGCTGGCGCCGCCGTTACGATTTCCGTGTTGACGCTTGCTGCGGTTCACACATTGGGGATTGAAGTCGATCTAGGTACAGCGCTGATTCTTAGCATTCTTTCCACCATCGCTGCTGCAGGGGCATCCGGCGTCGCGGGCGGCTCGCTTCTCCTTATCCCGTTGGCATGCAGTTTGTTTGGCATCCCAAATGATATTGCCATGCAAGTAGTAGGGGTTGGTTTTATCATTGGCGTGTTGCAAGATTCATGTGAAACGGCCCTGAACTCCTCTTCCGATGTTCTTTTCACCGCAACAGCGGAATATGCGAAGAGACGCAAAGAAAAAACTACCGTCATCATCGAAGCTGAATTTCATGCAAAACGAGCGGGTGGCAACTAA
- a CDS encoding zeta toxin family protein: MIKIIKTLCSVTQAFVQKRQRNRPEAKSTKEMYSIKDGKYHPQRHALHMSIVNTIVNQASSPQKGKKPIAILIGGGTASGKTTVRKAIIEKKLARMFG; the protein is encoded by the coding sequence ATGATAAAAATCATCAAAACACTATGCAGCGTAACGCAGGCATTCGTACAAAAACGGCAACGGAATCGCCCGGAAGCCAAGAGCACAAAGGAAATGTATTCGATTAAAGATGGGAAATATCATCCCCAGCGACACGCCTTGCATATGAGCATTGTCAATACGATCGTGAACCAGGCCTCTTCTCCTCAAAAAGGAAAAAAACCGATAGCCATTCTCATTGGCGGAGGAACTGCCTCTGGGAAGACCACAGTGCGGAAAGCCATCATTGAGAAAAAGCTGGCTCGAATGTTTGGATAA